In Ruania alkalisoli, the DNA window CGTCATGATGGTGTGATGGGGAGAAGGGACGAGGACGAGTTCACGCTCGGGGGCGAGGTATCCGGGAGCCCACCACGCAACGATCCCCGACGGCGCAGGGCCCGTAGTTCGGTCGGCTCACCATGGCTGTGGGGCACCACGGCCGTCGCCTTGATCGCGGCCGGGATCGCCACCTCCCCTGGCGGGGAACGTCCCGAACCTCGACCACCGGCAACAGCGTGGACCGTTCAGATCACCGAGGGCCGCGCACCCCAGGTGTGGGCGATCGAGAATCAGGCTCTGGTCACCACCGTCACCGGCGTCACCGCCTTCGATGCCGCCACCGGTGATGAGGTGTGGTCCGTGCCGCTGGCGGACCCTGCCTGCACCGAGGCCGATGGCGAACTCACCTGCGTGCACGGCGAAGGCGAGGACGCCACCATCGCGACCATCACCGCGGCCGGTGAGGTGACAGAGCAGGCATTCCCGTTCGCTGCGGTGGCCGTGTCGGTCGGTGACGCTCTGCTCGTGGCCGGTGGGACGCCGTCGGGAGAACCGTGGGTGGAACGCTACGACGCAGGCGAGACCGAGCGCACGTGGCGGGCGGGATACGACCACCCCGTGGGTGAGGACCGGTGGGCGCGAGCAATCCTCAGTCAGGGCGTTGCCACCTTCTACACTCCGATGACCGATCCGGAGACGTTCGTTCCGATGATGGCGGTGGATGCCTCCACAGGTGAACTCAGGCCGGTGGTCATCCCGACACCGCGAGGCTACCTAGTCGGTATGAATGCCGACGTGGAGCGGAACCTTGACCAGCTTGTCCCGGCTGCGGGTCCGGGACTCGACCTCCCGGACCATCCCGACGCCGTGCTCACGACCGAGGGAGTCCTCACCAGCCCGGAAGGTGACACGGTGTATGCGAGCGGCGGAAGCACCGTGGTCGCCGTGCTCCGGACAGACCTGCTGGAGTGGGCGTTCATCCCACCCGAGGAACCGTGGGAACCGTCGACACTGCCTGAGGAGTTGCCCGGCGTGGTCCGTCGCGTGGACATCACCACCGGGGAGACCAGCTGGAGCACCCCGACCGAGTCACTCGTCGGCTGCCCGTGCACCATCAACAACACGACGGCGGTGTTGGTCAGCAGCAACTGGAGCCAAGGAGAGGGCCAGTTCGGCGTCGAATCGATCCACGGTTTCGACCTCGACACCGGCAACGCGGAGTGGTCGATCCCGTTGGCGGTGGCCCCGGAGGCGATCGCGTCAGATGACCGTCACATCTACGTACTCAGCGACGGCACCGTGACCGCGTATGCGGATTGACGTGGCAGTGGCCGGACCCGGTCTCGACGCGCCGGTGTCCCCGTCGACGAGGCAGTGTCGGCGGGGTCCGGGGCGGGGTGGTCAGAACGGCGGCGGGTCGGTGCCGCCGGTCCCGGCAATTCTGCCCGTGCTGGTGTACGCGGTGGTCTGGTGGGTCCTACTCGCGGGGGCGTGCTCTCCAGTGAATGGCCGCACCTGATGGCGGCGGTTGGGCATGCCCTGGGCGGTCGCCCGCATCGAGGCCAAGGCACGCTGCCGGGCCCGGACCACCGGCCCGCCCCGTGTGCCGGGCAGCAGGAAGGTGGTGGCCGGGGTGACCAGGTACTGGGTCCCGTGCGGGTCACACCAGTAGTAGGTACCCGGGTTGAGCATCACATAGGACCACCCGTCATGGGTTTTGCATCGGTGGTGGCGGCGACACAGACTTCCGAGATTGGCCGACCTGGTCGGCCCGCCCTGCTCGTGCGGGGTGATGTGATCCCGGTCCGCTGACCGGGCCAACCGGTTGCAGAACGGGAACGCACAGGTGCGATCGCGCAGGATCGCCTGCTCACGAAGCTTCGGGCTGGCCTCATAGGTAGTAGCCGAGTAGTCCTCGGCCAGATCGATCACCGGGCGCACGATCACACTCCCCCGCGGCCCCGCACCAGGACCGCACCTGCTCGGTCGTGACCGGCGAGCGCGTGTTCTCACACCGACCCACTCGAGGATCGAACCCGCTGTCAGCAGGGTCGGTGACGTCGGCTGGATTGGTGGGATCGGCAATTTCAGTGGGGTTGGCGGCGAGGTGAAGGTAGAGCATCACCGTGCGCCCGTTCACCCCGGGGTCTGGGACCGGGCCGGAACCGCCCGCCGCGCCGGGGGTACTGGGGGTACTGCTGACGCGGCTGCACGTGCCGATGCTGGTGCTGCCTGCGCTGATATCGCCGACGTTGGGTGCCTCCGCACTGGCCGCCTCCCCACTATCCGTCTCCGCGTCGGCGTTGCCAGCCGGCAGGGATACCTTCCCGCGGGCGAGGTCACCTAACGCCATCGAGCGGCGTACGTCCTCACTCGCGTCGGGCATGAAGGCTCTCAGTGCTGCCGCGCGGGCTGCCACGGCTGCTTCCAGGTCCAGCGCGTCTGCCAGGTCCAGTCCGCCCTCGAAGTTCACGACCGCGGTCGAACCGGGCACGTGAGGGTCACCAGCATCCCCGAGGTGGATCTCGACCCGGCGCGCTTCCAGCGCGGCCTGCGCTTCAGCACGCGCCTGCTCAGGGTCGTAGTGGTCCATCGCGGCCGCCACCGCCCGCTCGATCTGCGCCCTGCTACAGGACCCGATCGACCAGGCGACCTGCCGATCCACCCACCCCGCACCCTCGAACGGAAGCTTCTTCGTCAACCGGGCCACCGCCCGCGCCCGGTGGAAACTGACCTGCCCGGCCCGAACCCTCGACCACAGGGCCGGGAGCCGGTACGCCAACTCGACCACGGCCCCGACATAGGACAGCGCGGCCTCGTTCGACTGCCCCAACGTGGCCGCCAACCGGGCAAACCCCAAATCCGAGACCCACGGGGCACCCTGCCCCGCAAGACGCATCGGTTCTTCCGTGCCCGGAACCGTCGACCCCGGCAGATCGATGTCCACCTCAGGGTCGTACACGCCAACAGCACCCGCACCGTCCTCGCTGGGCTCGACCGCTCGCTCAGCGACCCAGGAGACCACCAACTCGGCACACTCGATCTCCACCGCGCGGGCCGCAGCCCGGTTCTCCCGCACAGCCGCCAGCACATCACGCTCAGCCGAAGCCGAGAACGCGGAACCAGTAGCTGTCGAGGTCATGACATCACCCTCCCACCCACCACCGACATCCGGCCGTTTACCCAGGTCAGAAGGCCAGACTCGGCCCATACAGCCGTGACGACAGTTCCTGCGAAGGGAGTCGTGCAGACGCACCCGCCACGACGCAGATCGCTAGGGACCGAGGGCTAGGTCATGATGGACGGATGGGGACGAGGGACGTCGAGGAGTTCGCGCTCGACTCGGGCAGCGATGACGCTACTCTCCCGCGCCCCGGCAGCAGGGGCGACCACTCAGCACCGCATCGGCTGTGGCCGGGACTGCCGTGGGTCGCAGCGGCGCTGACGCTGATCCTCGCCGGCGTCGTGGCTGCCCCTGCGCCGGGTGCGGTCGTGAGCCCCTGGGGGTACGTGCCCGGCCTGGGCGAGGAACCCGAGCTCGCATGGGAGCTGGAGACCACCGAGATCACGGGTATGTGGGCATTTCGTGGGGTGCTGGCGATCGCAGAGCTGGAGCAAGTGCGCGGGATCGACGCCGCGAGCGGAGCCGAGCGGTGGCGCGTCGAGAGCAAAGCAGCCCAATGCGGCTCGGACGGGTCCCGTCTGACCTGCACCTCGATCGACGACGAGATCATCATGATCGACCCTGTTTCTGGCAACGTGGACGACTCGGTATCCGTGCCAGGAGCCTACGCAGCCACGGCTCACGACGACGACATCATCGTGGCCACCTCGAGCGCGATTCAGCGCATCCGCGCCGATGGCACCGTCGTATGGTCCACGCCGCTGCCGGAGGGGACCCCGGTCTACGCCGGTCCGGCGGTGATTGACGGCCACGTCCTGGTCGGCACCGACGCTGCTCGAGGAGGCCAGCCTCCACCGCTGGACGTCGAGACCGGCGAACCAGGCGACCCGGCGGAGGTCGGCCAGACCGTGTACCGAATCCGGGACGGTGCCTGGGTGACGAGCCACCCAGGCTCTCTCTGGCTGTTCTTGCGCGGCGAGACCGTCCGCTCGATGCCGGCCACAGCACCGGCGATGATTGTGACGACCGACCCGAGCCTGCTGGACTCTGAACTGCCCGCGACGGACGACGAGTGGCACCCGCTCGCCATCCTCCCCGACGTCGCGATCGGAAACATCAACGACGACACCCTCGGTTCGACGCTCATGGCGATCGATACCAGCACAGGCGAGGAACTGTGGCGATCCGAGGCCCTGATGCACTGGTTCAGCACGCCGATCGTCGACCGTGACACCCTGGCCGCCCCGGTGCTCAATCCCGAACTTGGGAGAATCTCGACGGTCATCGCCCTGAACGTCGACACCGGCGAGGAACGCTGGCGGATCGATCGAGCGACCGAGCTGTACGGGATCACCGCCGGAGGCGGCTACCTGTTCCTCCAGGATGCCCTGGGCATCTCAGCCTGGGAACTGACCGGCTGATGCGTTCCACCGACGAGTTCGAACCGGCACCCACGTCGCCCACCAGCCCAGAGGCAGCCCGACGGCGACCCCAAGTCTGGTCACGCCCGTGGCCCTGGGCGGTGCTCGCCGTCCTGCTCGTGGTGGCGGCGGTCCTCACCGTCCCGCGACCTGGTCCGGTGGTCAACCCATGGGGGTACCTGCCCAACCTCGACGACGAGCCGGAGCAGGCCTGGGAGACCAACCTCACGGCAGATGCGTTCTGGCTGTTCTCGGGTGTGGTGGTCGCGCGTGGCCCCGACGGCGTCACCGGCCTCGACTCGGCGAGTGGCGAGGAGATCTGGAGCGTCCAGGCCGAGGAACCCGCCTGCACCTCCGACGGCGTCGACCTCACCTGCACCACCGGCCCCGACACGGTGGAGGTCATCGACCCACGATCGGGCCGGGCACGGCAGTATGACGTCCCCGGAGTCGCTGCTGCCGCGAGCGTGGACCGCGATATCGTCGCGGTCACCACCCACGACATTCGTCGTGTGAACGGGAGCGGCCGGGTCATCTGGCGGAGCGAAATCGTCTTCGGCCGCGCGATGAACGCGCCGCCGGAACTGATCCATAGCACGGTAGCGGTCAGATCCATCAGGTCAGGAAGCACCCTCCTCGACGCCGAGACTGGGGAGGAGGTCTCCGTACCCGACGCCAGCCGTTCTCCACACTCTGTCCGTGATGGGCTGTGGCGGTCGACTGACCTGAGCGCCACCTGGCTGTATGTACGAAACGACCCGCCGCTGGCGTTCAGCGGTTGGATCTCCTCGGGGATCGCGACGCCGGACCCCACCCTGATCCGGGCCATCGACGAGAAAGAGCTGAACCGCTGGCGCCCAGTCGCCTTCCTCCCGGAGGTGACTCTGGGGCTCCTCACCATGCGTGAACACGGTCCCGGCGTGCTCATCGCCGAGGCTCCCGACACAGGCGAGGAACTGTGGCGCACCGGGCCGGATGTGTCGATGTGGGACCCACCATTGATCGGGCCCGAGACGTTCCTCTACTCCGACTCCACCGAGTTGATCGCACTCGATATCTCCACCGGCGACACGCGCTGGACGATCGCACCACAGGACGTCATCCTCGATTTCTCCAGTGACGGCGAGCGCCTCTACATCCTGGACGAGACGGGCGTCAGCGGGTGGGATCTGTCGTGAAGGAACGCGAGGAGTTCGAGCTCGGAGACAGCCTCGACGCACCTCATACCGACAGTCCCCGACGGCGACCCCAGACCTGGTCGGGCCCGTGGCCCTGGGCGATGGTCGCCGTCGTGCTCCTCGTGACCGCAGTGGTGATCTCTCCGCAGGGCGAACGCCCGATCCCGACGGCGGAAGTCGCCTGGGTAGTGGACGTTGCGCCCGGAACGCACCCCACGGTCTGGGCCGTCGACGACCACATCGTGACAGTCGAGGCCGACGCGGTCGTGGCGCGTTCCGCCGCCGATGGAGAGCGGCAATGGCATGTTCCGCTTCAGGACCCGGTGTGCTCCTCGGACGGGGTGCGGCTCGCGTGTGTGAGCACGGCCGGTCCGGACGGCGAGGTCACGCTGATCGCAGC includes these proteins:
- a CDS encoding HNH endonuclease signature motif containing protein, which translates into the protein MRPVIDLAEDYSATTYEASPKLREQAILRDRTCAFPFCNRLARSADRDHITPHEQGGPTRSANLGSLCRRHHRCKTHDGWSYVMLNPGTYYWCDPHGTQYLVTPATTFLLPGTRGGPVVRARQRALASMRATAQGMPNRRHQVRPFTGEHAPASRTHQTTAYTSTGRIAGTGGTDPPPF
- a CDS encoding PQQ-binding-like beta-propeller repeat protein codes for the protein MGTRDVEEFALDSGSDDATLPRPGSRGDHSAPHRLWPGLPWVAAALTLILAGVVAAPAPGAVVSPWGYVPGLGEEPELAWELETTEITGMWAFRGVLAIAELEQVRGIDAASGAERWRVESKAAQCGSDGSRLTCTSIDDEIIMIDPVSGNVDDSVSVPGAYAATAHDDDIIVATSSAIQRIRADGTVVWSTPLPEGTPVYAGPAVIDGHVLVGTDAARGGQPPPLDVETGEPGDPAEVGQTVYRIRDGAWVTSHPGSLWLFLRGETVRSMPATAPAMIVTTDPSLLDSELPATDDEWHPLAILPDVAIGNINDDTLGSTLMAIDTSTGEELWRSEALMHWFSTPIVDRDTLAAPVLNPELGRISTVIALNVDTGEERWRIDRATELYGITAGGGYLFLQDALGISAWELTG
- a CDS encoding PQQ-binding-like beta-propeller repeat protein, with product MRSTDEFEPAPTSPTSPEAARRRPQVWSRPWPWAVLAVLLVVAAVLTVPRPGPVVNPWGYLPNLDDEPEQAWETNLTADAFWLFSGVVVARGPDGVTGLDSASGEEIWSVQAEEPACTSDGVDLTCTTGPDTVEVIDPRSGRARQYDVPGVAAAASVDRDIVAVTTHDIRRVNGSGRVIWRSEIVFGRAMNAPPELIHSTVAVRSIRSGSTLLDAETGEEVSVPDASRSPHSVRDGLWRSTDLSATWLYVRNDPPLAFSGWISSGIATPDPTLIRAIDEKELNRWRPVAFLPEVTLGLLTMREHGPGVLIAEAPDTGEELWRTGPDVSMWDPPLIGPETFLYSDSTELIALDISTGDTRWTIAPQDVILDFSSDGERLYILDETGVSGWDLS